The genomic region TTTGAATTTACAAAAGCATACATATACTCAATGCTGATACCCTTTTTGTCAAGAACGGCAAGAACTTCGGCAAGACCTCCCGGCCTGTCCTCTATCTCTATGGCTATAACGTCATTTACACTTACCGCAAAACCGTTGTCGGTGAGGATTTTCTTCGCCCTGTCAGGATCATTTACAATAAGCCGTAATACCCCGTAATCTGCTGTATCAGCCAATGACAATGCCCTGATATCAAGCCCGTTATCACCAAGTATGCGCGTAACTTCCGCAAGCCTTCCCTGTTTGTTTTCAAGAAAAATCGATATCTGCTTTATCGGCACGTTACCCACCTCTGGACAACACCTTTTATTAAGTAGATTATATCTTAATTTTCCTGTATCAGGCAAGAACATTTTGCTATTACTCAACCTGCCCTAAAATTAAGGGTTGCCCGAAAACCGGACAACCCGTTTTTTTCACTTTTGATTTCATCTTTGATCCGAGATGTTTGCGTTGTTGTTTTCCTGTGATAACCGTTCAATATCGTCATACGGCGGCTCTGTTGTTGTTCCCGGCAAAAGTACGATGTCAAACTCATTCGGCGGCGTCCCCCATGAATTCCCTACAAATGTGGTAAATGCACGATCCACGAGGAATCCGCCTTTTGTATTGTAAACAACGTTGTCTCTTATCTCACCCGTTGTGCCGGGATTGATATACATTCCCGTTCTGAGACTGAAGAAGGTATTGCGTTCCAGAAGAACATTCTGAGTATTCACCTGGGATACAACTGCCCTGTTAACAACCCAGTTGTCCATTGGCGGTGGTTGCTCGGGACCGAAAACGGTATTTTCAATAAGTTTTACATTAGGAGCCCCAATCTGGATAAATTCCCGTTCATACGGTATATCGCTCGTAATTGTCAAACCGCGGACCGTTACATCGCTGCCTGTAATCAGAATGGGAATAATCTCCGCCCTGAGAAGAATTTCCGCACCGGGTTCACCAAGCAGTGTTATTCCGGTTTTATTTACGTTAATCTGTGTCGTCACTTCGTAAATACCCGAACCTATGTGAACCGTTCCTCCGGGCGCCACTGCATTAATACCTTCGGTAATGCTTCCGAACGGGCGGGCAATACTTCCGTTTCCGTCGGTGCTGCCTGCACGTACACGGATGTTTTCGGTATCCACCACTTCATTTACCGCCGTGTCAAGTGCCGCCTGCAGGTCCGCTACCGTCAGATAGCCAAAATCAGGGCGTCCTGTAAGTAATTCCTCCAGAACTATCTCCTGGGCTGTTACGCTCAGTGAATTAAAAAGGGTTAAATCCAGTCCCAGCTGCGGATTGGTTATAGCAGCCCGCATTTCTGTGACATTCTGAGCATTGTTCACTTCATCAAGTATTGGATCGGGGGTTACGGCGCTTCCGATTTTGAAAAGCATAATCGACGCGCTTACTCCGGTTTGTGTTCCGCCGGCGGCATTGTCAAGGCTTACGGGACCTGCACTCGTATGGTTTCTCAAAGTCAGAACGTCGCCTGCAGCGGCATTAATGATAACAAAACCGGTGTAACTGCTGTTGCCTTCCCTTGTTCCATATGTGCTTCCGGGTACCGGATCATCGTTTTGGAATAAAGTGAACTGGTTGGCCTCAAGCCCCGTAACCGAGTACCACACCGCATAAACCCCTGCGGATTCAACAGTAATGGTATCGGTATTCACGGTATGGGTTATACCGCGCAGGGCGCCGTTATGGCTGAAAGGAATGGAACCTTCCACCGGAATTGTCTGATCTCCGTTGTTGTATACATACCCATATGGATTGTCAACAGGTGGAACCGGTGTATCAGAATAAGTAATTACAAGTCTTGGGAAATACGGTTCATAAACAATGTTATTTGTACCGAACTGGACGAGGGTGACACCGTCGGCGTTAGTCAATGCAATCCCGTGATTTTCAAACGTTCCGTCAAGCCATTGGTTCACAAGCTCGGTGACGTCAATATTTACAACGGTATACAAATCCGAAGTGCTGATGTCAATTTGTGTACCTGTGGCAACAAAACCCGGACGGGTGTTATATGTCACCGTCTGTGCATCAAAAGGATCGGTTACCCTGTTTACAACAATGGGGCTCGGATCGGTCCCTGTTTTTACAATAACCGATAACTGCAGTACCGCACTGTCTACACTTGTTACAGGCAAGACAGGTAATTCGATTTCCATCAGGGCAATACACTCCTGAAAAACCGGATCGTTCCCAACATACATCAGGGGGTAAAATGAAAAATTCTGCTCAGGCTGGGCAGAAGACAGAAAAGTGGTATCAGGAATACCAACAGTTACCGTAGGCATCTGGTCACTCCCTTTCTGGAATTTTTTGGATTGTTTAATTTTTACTTTTATTAACATCATATTCTCGTTCTGGCAGAAAGTTGCATTAAAAATCGTTTTTTTCTGCCAGTAATGGATTTGTAATCTGCTAAGTTATGTAAATGTAACATTACATAATCTGTCCGCATATTAATGTACCAAAGCTTGTTTTAGCTCCTTATTTCCTGACCGGATTTAAGGCAATTGTTTTTTGAAACCGAAAACTATTAACTCCACGGGAGGTTATGCCAGTGAAAAGAGCGTTGATTACAGGAATTACCGGACAGGATGGTTCATATCTTGCCGAATTTCTGCTTGAAAAAGGATATGAAGTGCATGGTCTTATAAGAAGAAGCAGTATTGACAATACAGAAAGGATAAACCACCTTCTGAACGGGCCACGTAAGGTGACTTTGCATTACGGAGATATGACCGATGCAGGAAGCCTGAGCAGATTACTATACAGTATTGAGCCTGACGAAGTCTATAACCTTGCGGCCCAGAGCCATGTGAAAATATCCTTCGACATGCCGAAATTTACGGCGGACGTTAATGCGATAGGTACTTTAACATTGTTGGAAAGCATCCGTGAAGTAAACCCGGACATTAAATTTTACCAGGCGTCGTCCAGCGAACTTTTCGGAAAGGTAAGAGAAATACCTCAGAACGAAAATACTCCGTTTTATCCAAGAAGCCCGTATGCGGTTAGTAAACTTTATGCCTACTGGATTACGGTAAATTACAGAGAAGCATATAACCTGTTTGCCTGCAACGGAATACTTTTTAATCACGAATCGCCGAGAAGAGGTAAAAACTTTGTAACCCGTAAGATTACAACCGGTATAGCAGACATACTGGCAGGAAAAACTGACTGTCTGTACCTTGGCAACCTGGACGCAAAACGCGACTGGGGTTATGCCGGGGACTATGTTGAGGCCATCTGGCTGATACTTCAGCAGGATAAACCTGACGACTACGTCGTTGCGACGGGAGAGACCCATACCGTAAGGGAATTCTGTGAACTTGCTTTCAGAAATGTCGGTATCAATCTCGCCTGGCAGGGAGAAGGACTGAATGAAATAGGTGTGGATAAAGATACCGGCAGGGTTTTGGTCAGGGTAAGCAGCGAGTTTTTTAGGCCTTCCGAAGTGGATTTGCTTCTTGGCGACCCTACAAAGGCCAAAACAAAGCTTGGCTGGCAGCCCAGAGTGTCCTTCGAGAAACTGGTTGAAATGATGGTAAGAAGCGATCTTCAGGCCGCGGGAATAAATTTGAGTTAAGGGGAGATTTTCATGGAAAAGGACAGCAGGATATACGTGGCAGGGCACACAGGAATGGTTGGTTCGGCAATTGTCAGATGCCTTGAGCGGAACGGATATCATAATATAATCAAAAGAACCCATAAAGAACTGGATTTGACCGACCAGGCAGAATGCGAAAAATTCTTTCGGCAGGAAAAACCTGAATATGTATTTTTGGCTGCGGCAAAAGTGGGTGGAATTCACGCCAACAACACCTATCCCGCCGACTTTATTACCGAAAATTTGCTTATTGAATGTAATGTAATCCAAAGCGCATTTAAAAACAATGTAAAAAAGCTGATGTTTCTCGGAAGCTCCTGTATCTATCCGAAACTTTGCCCTCAGCCTATTAAGGAGGAGTATCTGCTTACCGGGCCGCTGGAACCCACCAATGAGGCTTACGCCATTGCCAAAATAGCAGGCATTAAAATGTGCCAGTCATACAACAAACAATACGGGACTCGGTATATTTCTGTCATGCCGGCAAACCTTTACGGTATTAACGACAGATTTGACGAAAATAACTCCCATGTGATACCGGCAATGATAATAAAATTCCACAAAGCCAAGACCGAAAAATTGCCGTTTGTTGAACTGTGGGGCACGGGCAAACCGTTAAGGGAATTCTTATACGTGGATGACATGGCTGAAGCATGCATATATCTTATGCAGCATTATGACGGAAGTGACCCTGTAAATATCGGTTCAGGGCAGGAAATAAGCATAAGGGAACTGGCCGAGATCATCAGGGATGTGGTTGGCTACACCGGGGAAGTTGTATTTGACGCGACAAAACCTGACGGTACGCCGAGAAGAATACTTGATAATTCCAAAATCACGGCAATGGGCTGGAAACCGAAAACCGACATAAGAGAAGGGATAAAAATGGAATACGAATATTATCTTAATATGATACAGAAAAAATAATATCGGAGGGGGGACTTTTGCAAAACACTGTCCCCTCTCCTTTTTCGGGAAATTTTTATTCGGAAAACATTTGTTTCAGAACGTCCATCTGTGCCTGCAGCAAAGCCTCGGATTTTGTTTTGAAAGTGAACAACTCACTTTTAAGCTGCTCATATTTTGCCTGAATGTTTCGGGCCTCATTATTAGCGTCGTCAATAATTTTCTGTGCTTTCAGTTCTGCTTCCTCAATAATGTTTTTTGCCTTGTCACATGCGTTGGCCTTAATCTGCTCGGCAGTGTGCTGAGCAACCAGGATGGAGTGCTGCAGCGATTCTTCAAGCACTTTATAATGCTGTACCGTTTCATTCAGAGTGGATATCT from Thermoclostridium stercorarium subsp. stercorarium DSM 8532 harbors:
- a CDS encoding ACT domain-containing protein, which produces MPIKQISIFLENKQGRLAEVTRILGDNGLDIRALSLADTADYGVLRLIVNDPDRAKKILTDNGFAVSVNDVIAIEIEDRPGGLAEVLAVLDKKGISIEYMYAFVNSKPNTAMVIFRVEDPESALEILKSEDVKIKSPDEVCNHNKF
- a CDS encoding DNRLRE domain-containing protein → MPTVTVGIPDTTFLSSAQPEQNFSFYPLMYVGNDPVFQECIALMEIELPVLPVTSVDSAVLQLSVIVKTGTDPSPIVVNRVTDPFDAQTVTYNTRPGFVATGTQIDISTSDLYTVVNIDVTELVNQWLDGTFENHGIALTNADGVTLVQFGTNNIVYEPYFPRLVITYSDTPVPPVDNPYGYVYNNGDQTIPVEGSIPFSHNGALRGITHTVNTDTITVESAGVYAVWYSVTGLEANQFTLFQNDDPVPGSTYGTREGNSSYTGFVIINAAAGDVLTLRNHTSAGPVSLDNAAGGTQTGVSASIMLFKIGSAVTPDPILDEVNNAQNVTEMRAAITNPQLGLDLTLFNSLSVTAQEIVLEELLTGRPDFGYLTVADLQAALDTAVNEVVDTENIRVRAGSTDGNGSIARPFGSITEGINAVAPGGTVHIGSGIYEVTTQINVNKTGITLLGEPGAEILLRAEIIPILITGSDVTVRGLTITSDIPYEREFIQIGAPNVKLIENTVFGPEQPPPMDNWVVNRAVVSQVNTQNVLLERNTFFSLRTGMYINPGTTGEIRDNVVYNTKGGFLVDRAFTTFVGNSWGTPPNEFDIVLLPGTTTEPPYDDIERLSQENNNANISDQR
- the gmd gene encoding GDP-mannose 4,6-dehydratase, with product MKRALITGITGQDGSYLAEFLLEKGYEVHGLIRRSSIDNTERINHLLNGPRKVTLHYGDMTDAGSLSRLLYSIEPDEVYNLAAQSHVKISFDMPKFTADVNAIGTLTLLESIREVNPDIKFYQASSSELFGKVREIPQNENTPFYPRSPYAVSKLYAYWITVNYREAYNLFACNGILFNHESPRRGKNFVTRKITTGIADILAGKTDCLYLGNLDAKRDWGYAGDYVEAIWLILQQDKPDDYVVATGETHTVREFCELAFRNVGINLAWQGEGLNEIGVDKDTGRVLVRVSSEFFRPSEVDLLLGDPTKAKTKLGWQPRVSFEKLVEMMVRSDLQAAGINLS
- the fcl gene encoding GDP-L-fucose synthase → MEKDSRIYVAGHTGMVGSAIVRCLERNGYHNIIKRTHKELDLTDQAECEKFFRQEKPEYVFLAAAKVGGIHANNTYPADFITENLLIECNVIQSAFKNNVKKLMFLGSSCIYPKLCPQPIKEEYLLTGPLEPTNEAYAIAKIAGIKMCQSYNKQYGTRYISVMPANLYGINDRFDENNSHVIPAMIIKFHKAKTEKLPFVELWGTGKPLREFLYVDDMAEACIYLMQHYDGSDPVNIGSGQEISIRELAEIIRDVVGYTGEVVFDATKPDGTPRRILDNSKITAMGWKPKTDIREGIKMEYEYYLNMIQKK
- a CDS encoding DivIVA domain-containing protein, with the translated sequence MNYTAADLSRLTLRGVLFDGYSKKQVDSLLSKIVEDYNEMNNTIHELKCQISTLNETVQHYKVLEESLQHSILVAQHTAEQIKANACDKAKNIIEEAELKAQKIIDDANNEARNIQAKYEQLKSELFTFKTKSEALLQAQMDVLKQMFSE